In Dioscorea cayenensis subsp. rotundata cultivar TDr96_F1 unplaced genomic scaffold, TDr96_F1_v2_PseudoChromosome.rev07_lg8_w22 25.fasta BLBR01001193.1, whole genome shotgun sequence, a single genomic region encodes these proteins:
- the LOC120255769 gene encoding probable LRR receptor-like serine/threonine-protein kinase At1g34110, which translates to MDSLYCCILTFILCYTTTSSATTTCNSGDKAALLSFKAGITDDPSGLLSNWNSNTNCCSDWAGVTCDFTTGRVVNLSRPGLYSGSDITDTSMSGTISPALGSLTALRVLDLSDLKQLSGEIPPSLGRLSNLTVLLLYSNNLTGPIPQTLSNLKHLQRLFLDSNHLSGEIPSSLFTSFSPMTDLTLYQNQLSGVIPNSIGHLTNLQRLDIHSNNISGSIPNSIGSLQQLTYLDFSDNQISGGIPASIGRLVNLSLLYLNDNHLIGNIPSSISGLASLQFFRLFNNHLTGEIPSSIGELKQLQHLNFANNKLNGELLSSLSGLTELNNIYFSGNQFTGQIPSSFGDLSSLQTLDLSSNKLSGPLPLNLTKLKNLQELNLSFNPLRLVTIPDWLIDMKLFKLMLAGTGIKGQLPVKLLSTASSTSSLDLSSNELTGELPHWIGEMSGLSFLNLSNNGFHSRIPEEFKNLTLLMDLDLHSNAFSGELRPVLAKSTSDPLGHYNSLDLSCNQFTGGIDEDIGELPAMDTLESLVLSDNPLGGNIPATLRKLENLRVMAMAKNGLIGGIPEGVLDIAGLTEFDVSDNRLAGEIPAHKARVPAAGFRGNPGLCGDPLPPCQRRLFVKVKR; encoded by the coding sequence CTAACATTCATCCTCTGCTACACCACCACAAGCTCCGCCACAACCACCTGCAACTCCGGTGACAAGGCGGCGCTGTTGTCATTCAAGGCCGGCATCACCGATGACCCTTCCGGCCTCCTCTCTAATTGGAATTCCAATACCAACTGCTGTTCCGACTGGGCCGGAGTCACCTGTGACTTCACAACCGGCCGGGTTGTCAATCTCTCTCGGCCGGGGCTCTACTCCGGCAGTGACATTACCGACACCTCAATGTCCGGCACCATCTCCCCTGCTCTCGGCAGCCTTACCGCCCTCCGTGTCCTCGACCTCAGCGACCTCAAGCAACTCTCCGGCGAGATTCCTCCGTCTCTTGGCCGCCTTTCCAATCTCACCGTCCTCTTACTCTACTCCAACAACCTCACCGGACCTATTCCTCAAACTCTTAGCAATCTCAAACACCTCCAAAGACTCTTTCTTGACTCCAACCACCTCTCCGGCGAGATCCCTTCCTCACTCTTCACATCATTTTCGCCGATGACTGACCTGACTCTCTACCAAAATCAACTCTCCGGCGTCATACCAAACTCCATCGGCCACCTCACCAATCTCCAAAGACTCGACATTCACAGCAACAACATCTCTGGTTCTATTCCAAACAGCATCGGCAGCCTTCAACAACTTACATACCTTGACTTCTCTGACAACCAAATCTCTGGTGGTATTCCGGCGAGCATTGGCCGGCTTGTCAATCTTAGCTTACTCTATCTGAATGACAACCATCTCATTGGTAACATTCCTTCTTCTATTTCCGGTTTGGCCTCACTTCAGTTCTTCAGATTGTTCAACAACCATCTCACCGGAGAGATTCCTTCGTCCATTGGAGAGCTCAAACAACTACAACATCTTAACTTCGCTAACAACAAGCTCAACGGAgagcttctttcttctctcagTGGTCTCACCGAACTCAACAACATATACTTCTCCGGCAACCAATTCACCGGCCAGATTCCTTCAAGTTTCGGTGATCTTTCAAGCCTTCAAACATTAGATTTATCAAGTAACAAACTCTCCGGCCCACTCCCTCTCAATCTCACCAAGCTCAAGAATCTCCAAGAGCTCAACCTCTCATTCAACCCTCTCCGGCTGGTCACCATCCCGGACTGGCTCATCGACATGAAACTCTTCAAACTAATGCTCGCCGGCACCGGCATCAAAGGCCAGCTACCAGTGAAGCTATTATCCACAGCCTCATCCACATCATCACTAGACTTATCAAGCAACGAGCTCACCGGAGAACTACCTCACTGGATCGGTGAGATGTCTGGGCTCTCCTTCTTGAACCTCTCCAACAATGGCTTCCATTCTCGCATCCCCGAAGAGTTCAAAAACCTCACCTTGCTCATGGACTTGGACCTCCACAGCAACGCCTTCTCCGGCGAGCTCCGTCCAGTGTTGGCTAAGAGTACAAGTGACCCACTGGGACACTACAACTCACTAGACCTTTCTTGCAACCAGTTCACCGGAGGCATCGACGAGGACATCGGAGAGTTACCGGCGATGGACACGTTGGAGAGTCTAGTGCTGTCGGACAACCCATTGGGTGGGAATATTCCGGCGACGTTGAGGAAACTGGAGAACCTCAGGGTGATGGCCATGGCGAAGAATGGATTGATCGGTGGGATACCGGAAGGAGTGCTGGACATTGCCGGCTTGACGGAGTTTGACGTCTCTGACAACCGGCTCGCCGGAGAGATTCCGGCGCATAAGGCGAGGGTCCCGGCGGCGGGGTTTAGAGGGAACCCAGGGTTGTGTGGGGACCCACTGCCGCCTTGTCAACGTAGACTTTTTGTAAAAGTCAAACGttga
- the LOC120255767 gene encoding LRR receptor-like serine/threonine-protein kinase FLS2, with protein sequence MDCSTKIKKSLHYYLLTFIILYYTTTFSAATTTCHSGDKAALLAFKAGITDDPSGLLSTWNSTTNCCSNWDGVSCHFTTGRVVNLSRPGLSSGPDSIIDTSMAGTISPALGRLTALRVLDLSSLKQLSGQIPPSLGHLSKLTVLFLFSNNLTGPIPHTLRNLKHLQRLLLDSNQLSGEIPFSLFTPSSPMTDLTLNQNQLSGVIPNSIGHLTALKRLDIHSNNFSGSIPNSIGNLQQLTYLDFSENQISGVLPASIGRLVNLGLLYLNDNFLNGNIPSSISGLASLQFFRLSNNQLTGEIPASIGELQQLQRVTFENNKLNGKLPSSLGGLTSLTEIYLSGNQFTGRIPSSIGDLSSLQTLDLSNNKLSGPLPRSLTKLKNLQELYLSFNPLRLVTIPDWLIDMKLFKLMLAGTGIKGQLPVKLLSTASSTSSLDLSSNELTGELPHWIGEMSGLSFLNLSNNGFHSRIPEEFKNLTLLMDLDLHSNAFSGELRPVLAKSTSDPLGHYNSLDLSCNQFTGGIDEDIGELPAMDTLESLVLSDNPLGGNIPATLRKLENLRVVALAKNGLTGGVPAGVLDIASLTEFDVPDNRLTGEIPAHTARVPAAGFRGNPGLCGNPLPPCRREVP encoded by the coding sequence ATGGATTGTTCAACCAAGATCAAGAAGAGTCTCCACTATTATCTACTAACCTTCATTATCCTCTACTACACCACCACATTCTCCGCCGCAACAACCACCTGCCATTCCGGCGACAAGGCTGCACTCTTGGCATTCAAGGCCGGCATTACCGATGATCCTTCCGGCCTTCTCTCTACTTGGAACTCCACTACCAACTGCTGCTCTAATTGGGATGGAGTCTCCTGCCATTTCACAACCGGCAGGGTCGTCAACCTCTCTCGCCCGGGCCTCTCCTCCGGCCCTGATTCTATCATTGACACCTCCATGGCCGGCACCATCTCCCCTGCTCTCGGCCGCCTTACTGCCCTCCGTGTCCTTGACCTCAGCTCCCTCAAACAACTCTCCGGCCAGATTCCTCCGTCTCTTGGCCACCTTTCCAAACTCACcgtcctcttcctcttctccaaCAACCTCACTGGACCTATTCCTCATACTCTTAGAAATCTCAAACAcctccaaagactcctccttGATTCCAACCAACTCTCCGGCGAGATCCCTTTCTCACTCTTCACACCATCTTCTCCGATGACTGACCTGACACTCAATCAAAATCAACTCTCCGGCGTCATACCAAACTCCATCGGCCACCTCACCGCTCTCAAGAGACTTGATATTCATAGCAACAACTTCTCTGGTTCTATTCCAAACAGCATCGGCAACCTTCAACAACTCACTTACCTTGACTTCTCCGAGAACCAAATCTCCGGTGTTCTTCCGGCCAGCATTGGCCGGCTTGTTAATCTTGGCTTACTCTATCTGAATGACAACTTTCTCAATGGTAACATTCCTTCTTCTATTTCCGGTTTGGCCTCACTTCAGTTCTTCAGATTGTCCAACAACCAGCTCACCGGAGAGATTCCGGCGTCCATTGGAGAGCTCCAGCAACTCCAACGTGTTACCTTTGAGAACAACAAGCTCAACGGAAAGCTCCCTTCTTCTCTTGGAGGTCTCACCAGCCTCACCGAGATCTACCTCTCCGGCAACCAGTTCACCGGCCGGATTCCTTCAAGCATCGGTGATCTTTCAAGCCTTCAAACATTAGATTTATCAAATAACAAGCTCTCCGGCCCACTCCCTCGCAGTCTCACCAAGCTCAAGAACCTCCAAGAACTCTACCTCTCATTCAATCCTCTCCGGCTGGTCACCATCCCGGACTGGCTCATCGACATGAAACTCTTCAAGCTAATGCTCGCCGGAACCGGCATCAAAGGCCAGCTTCCAGTGAAGCTATTATCCACAGCCTCATCCACATCATCACTAGACTTATCAAGCAACGAGCTCACCGGAGAACTACCTCACTGGATCGGTGAGATGTCTGGGCTCTCCTTCTTGAACCTCTCTAACAATGGCTTCCATTCTCGCATCCCCGAAGAGTTCAAAAACCTCACCTTGCTCATGGACTTGGACCTCCACAGCAACGCCTTCTCCGGCGAGCTCCGTCCAGTGTTGGCTAAGAGTACAAGTGACCCACTGGGACACTACAACTCACTAGACCTTTCTTGCAACCAATTCACCGGAGGTATCGACGAGGACATCGGAGAGTTACCGGCGATGGACACGTTGGAGAGTCTAGTGCTGTCGGACAACCCATTGGGTGGGAATATTCCGGCGACGTTGAGGAAACTGGAGAACCTCAGGGTGGTGGCCTTGGCGAAGAATGGTTTGACCGGTGGTGTACCGGCCGGAGTGCTGGACATTGCCAGTTTGACGGAGTTTGACGTCCCTGACAACCGGCTCACCGGAGAGATTCCGGCGCATACGGCGAGGGTTCCGGCGGCCGGGTTTAGAGGCAACCCTGGGTTATGTGGGAATCCACTGCCGCCGTGTCGCCGTGAAGTTCCTTGA